A genomic region of Brevibacillus sp. JNUCC-41 contains the following coding sequences:
- a CDS encoding 3-hydroxyacyl-CoA dehydrogenase family protein translates to MTNKQIQSITVIGAGQMGHQIAMLAALGGYETILQDVQGDALNTAQEKLEVILTKWVQKGKLSEDRKLAAFNRLQYTTDLEKAASGADLIIEAVVEKIDVKREVFARLEELAPAETIFATNSSTIVNSLIASVTNRPDKFINMHFFFPPLIMDCVEVVMSDQTSEETARLAMEVTEKMNRTGVLLRKEISGFVANRILGALQREALYLYEEGIVDYKDIDLICRKALGHPIGPFELMDLSGIDVGYFVMQQRYNETGNPEDKPNACIEEKVNKGHLGRKTGKGWYDYPNQGVKN, encoded by the coding sequence ATGACCAACAAGCAAATTCAATCAATAACCGTAATTGGGGCTGGGCAGATGGGGCATCAAATTGCGATGCTTGCTGCACTTGGAGGTTACGAAACGATTCTTCAGGATGTTCAGGGAGACGCTTTGAATACAGCCCAAGAAAAATTGGAGGTCATTTTGACTAAATGGGTTCAAAAAGGAAAATTGTCCGAAGATCGTAAGTTGGCTGCTTTTAACCGTCTTCAATATACCACCGATCTTGAGAAAGCGGCCAGTGGAGCTGATTTGATCATTGAAGCGGTTGTTGAAAAAATTGATGTGAAACGGGAAGTCTTTGCTAGACTTGAAGAATTGGCCCCAGCAGAAACCATTTTTGCCACGAATAGTTCAACGATTGTCAATAGCCTTATTGCGAGTGTGACGAATCGTCCGGATAAGTTCATAAATATGCATTTCTTTTTCCCGCCTCTAATAATGGATTGTGTTGAAGTTGTCATGAGTGATCAAACATCGGAGGAAACAGCGAGGCTTGCGATGGAAGTAACAGAAAAAATGAATAGGACAGGAGTTTTGTTGAGGAAAGAGATATCGGGTTTCGTAGCCAACCGAATTTTGGGAGCTTTGCAGCGTGAGGCCTTATATTTGTATGAAGAAGGGATTGTGGACTATAAGGATATCGATTTAATTTGCAGAAAAGCTTTAGGCCACCCCATCGGCCCTTTTGAACTGATGGATCTATCAGGTATTGATGTAGGATATTTTGTCATGCAGCAGCGATACAATGAAACTGGAAATCCAGAAGACAAGCCAAATGCTTGTATTGAAGAAAAGGTGAATAAAGGACACTTAGGAAGGAAAACAGGAAAAGGCTGGTATGATTATCCAAACCAAGGAGTGAAGAATTGA
- a CDS encoding acyltransferase family protein, whose translation MKQRDFFFDNAKFILMAFVVFGHLLNTYIHDSETIYALYKTIYSFHMPAFILVSGFFAKGFYQKGYLGKITKKLILPYIIFQLIYTVYYYFLYERSAITVDLLDPQWSLWFLISLFCWNIMLLGFSKLKPSVGIGLSFLIALLIGYIDNISNYLSLSRTFVFFPMFLIGYHLSKEHLKKLFTPKVRLASLSVMLVIFIGFYLNGDINYKWLLGSKPYAELEDATIVSMFKRLGFYGLSIISVFSFLSFIPRGQYFFTNWGKQTLYVYLLHGFFIRFFRESTIQEYFSNTESFIMLAGLSFMITVLLSSEMIATMAQPIIELKATKTKRFMTKTKEYIKQAF comes from the coding sequence ATGAAACAACGTGATTTTTTCTTCGATAACGCCAAGTTCATTCTCATGGCTTTTGTCGTCTTTGGACATTTGCTGAATACGTATATACATGACAGTGAAACGATATACGCTTTATATAAAACCATTTATTCCTTTCACATGCCTGCCTTTATCCTTGTTTCAGGGTTCTTTGCGAAAGGTTTTTATCAAAAAGGGTATTTAGGTAAAATTACGAAAAAATTGATATTGCCCTATATCATTTTCCAATTGATCTATACCGTTTACTACTATTTCTTATATGAACGTTCTGCCATCACTGTAGACCTGCTTGACCCCCAATGGTCGCTATGGTTCCTGATCAGTTTATTCTGTTGGAACATCATGCTCCTTGGTTTCTCAAAGCTAAAGCCATCAGTAGGCATAGGTTTATCTTTTTTAATCGCTTTATTGATTGGATATATTGACAATATCTCCAATTACCTTAGTCTCTCCAGGACATTCGTTTTTTTCCCGATGTTTTTGATCGGGTACCATTTAAGCAAGGAACATTTAAAAAAACTATTCACACCCAAAGTCCGTTTGGCTTCACTTAGTGTCATGTTAGTGATTTTTATCGGTTTTTATTTAAATGGCGATATCAATTATAAATGGCTGCTCGGTTCGAAACCATATGCCGAACTTGAAGATGCGACAATCGTGTCCATGTTTAAACGCCTAGGATTTTATGGATTGAGCATAATTTCAGTGTTCAGCTTCCTTTCGTTCATTCCACGCGGACAATATTTCTTTACGAACTGGGGTAAACAAACCCTTTATGTCTATCTGCTGCATGGTTTCTTCATCCGGTTTTTCCGTGAAAGCACCATCCAGGAATACTTCAGCAATACAGAGAGCTTTATCATGCTCGCCGGCCTCTCTTTCATGATTACCGTGTTATTATCTAGCGAAATGATCGCTACCATGGCGCAGCCGATCATCGAATTGAAAGCGACCAAAACAAAACGTTTCATGACTAAAACGAAAGAGTATATTAAACAAGCTTTTTAA
- a CDS encoding acyl-CoA thioesterase — MHEFEVNVRFSETDALGHINNTSYFIYLEEARMKFFEALGLAANVESWNFLLASTKCDFIAQVYFNQLLTIRTSLTKVGTKSCEMAHDILCSQTGEVIARGSAVLVCFDFLNQKSEPIPEVIKEKLISHLVHK, encoded by the coding sequence ATGCATGAATTTGAAGTCAACGTCCGTTTTTCCGAAACGGATGCTTTGGGCCACATCAATAACACTAGCTATTTCATATACCTCGAAGAAGCACGAATGAAATTTTTTGAAGCTTTAGGCCTAGCGGCGAATGTCGAATCTTGGAATTTTTTGTTAGCCTCCACTAAATGCGACTTTATTGCTCAGGTATATTTCAATCAACTATTGACCATCCGTACATCTTTGACAAAAGTAGGAACGAAAAGTTGTGAAATGGCCCATGATATCCTCTGTTCACAAACTGGGGAAGTGATCGCCAGGGGAAGTGCAGTTTTAGTCTGTTTTGATTTTTTGAATCAAAAAAGTGAACCTATTCCTGAAGTTATTAAAGAAAAGCTCATTTCACATCTTGTTCATAAATAG
- a CDS encoding DUF3905 domain-containing protein: MKKKLESPVVDDTQPHQINAPSFKGTGIIPQAPFVNDYGVVIGDSKYASENSPLENWSENTDPEIMAGDEWIHPTNDIGWNSTENRELLEAKKAPQPPFMHPDKDVSTDTD; this comes from the coding sequence ATGAAAAAGAAATTGGAGTCACCGGTTGTCGACGATACACAACCACACCAAATTAACGCACCAAGCTTTAAGGGAACCGGCATAATACCACAGGCTCCATTCGTCAATGATTATGGAGTCGTCATCGGCGACAGTAAATATGCATCTGAAAACTCTCCACTCGAAAATTGGAGCGAAAATACTGACCCGGAAATCATGGCTGGAGACGAATGGATACACCCCACCAATGATATAGGCTGGAATTCAACTGAAAACCGTGAACTATTAGAGGCTAAAAAAGCGCCGCAGCCACCTTTCATGCATCCCGATAAGGACGTGAGCACTGATACGGATTGA
- a CDS encoding enoyl-CoA hydratase, with translation MTKLIRVVKENRLAVITIDNPPLNVISKQVFRELGETFDELSKDTETVAVLITGAGNIAFAAGADIKEFPNMMGNPNMKEMVKESHAVLTKIDQLPKPTIAVLNGLTLGGGCELALACDLRVAETQVQIGLPEVKLGLFPGAGGTQRLSRLVGNAKAKEIIFTGDPLGATEAEKIGLVNKVVEQGCGLSEAKILASRLTRHSLQALSRIKKAIDEGSEATLEQGLEIETNLFEEIFQTEDVKEGVSAFLDKRKPAFVHR, from the coding sequence ATGACAAAATTAATTAGAGTGGTTAAGGAAAATAGGCTTGCGGTCATCACCATCGATAATCCTCCATTAAACGTAATCAGTAAACAAGTATTCAGAGAATTGGGAGAAACATTCGATGAACTTTCAAAAGATACTGAAACTGTTGCGGTACTCATAACCGGTGCAGGCAATATCGCATTTGCGGCTGGTGCCGATATAAAAGAATTCCCTAACATGATGGGGAACCCGAACATGAAAGAAATGGTAAAGGAAAGTCATGCCGTCCTAACCAAAATAGACCAGTTACCTAAACCTACTATAGCTGTATTAAATGGCCTGACTTTGGGAGGCGGATGCGAACTGGCTCTGGCCTGTGATTTGCGAGTGGCAGAAACACAGGTTCAAATTGGTCTGCCTGAAGTGAAATTGGGCTTATTTCCTGGAGCTGGCGGTACACAGCGTTTGTCCAGACTTGTAGGAAACGCAAAAGCAAAAGAGATTATATTTACCGGTGATCCGCTTGGTGCCACGGAAGCGGAAAAGATCGGGCTTGTCAATAAAGTTGTTGAGCAAGGCTGCGGCTTATCGGAAGCGAAAATCTTGGCCTCACGATTAACAAGGCACTCACTTCAGGCACTTTCGAGAATCAAGAAAGCGATTGATGAAGGAAGTGAGGCAACGCTTGAACAAGGTCTAGAGATTGAAACGAATCTTTTTGAAGAAATCTTCCAAACTGAAGATGTTAAAGAAGGGGTTTCCGCTTTCTTGGATAAACGTAAACCAGCTTTCGTACATCGTTAA
- a CDS encoding quinone oxidoreductase family protein has product MRAIHFEEYGGPEVLKLTEMERPVPTGHEVLIEIDCVGVNYADTARREGQYVVPTPLPFIPGAEVAGVVVEVGGKVTKIKPGTRVVSLIESGGYSEYALSDEFSAIPLPDSIPFHEAVALPLQGLSAYHILKTMGRMQKGETVLVHAAAGGVGTIAVQLAKIFGAGKVIATASTVEKLELAKSMGADELIDYTKEGWEMKVREVTSGKGVDVALEMAGGDVFNKTLKCLAPFGRLVVFGNASRKPYTMNPQQLMRRNQSVVGFFLPQIMKHPDLLLPSIQELFSYVTSGELKLTIGGIYPIEKAAAVHEEMNARQTKGKLILQVK; this is encoded by the coding sequence ATGAGAGCCATTCATTTTGAAGAATACGGCGGACCGGAAGTACTGAAATTGACTGAAATGGAAAGGCCCGTGCCAACTGGGCATGAAGTTCTGATTGAAATCGATTGTGTCGGCGTCAATTATGCAGATACTGCCAGAAGGGAAGGGCAATATGTAGTACCTACGCCGCTTCCGTTCATTCCAGGTGCGGAAGTGGCTGGCGTTGTGGTGGAAGTTGGTGGAAAAGTGACCAAAATCAAACCTGGTACAAGGGTCGTGAGTTTAATTGAATCTGGTGGATATTCAGAATATGCTCTTTCGGATGAATTCTCGGCCATTCCGCTTCCTGATTCCATTCCGTTCCATGAAGCTGTTGCCCTGCCCCTCCAAGGTCTGAGTGCCTATCATATTCTAAAGACAATGGGACGCATGCAAAAGGGGGAAACGGTATTGGTCCATGCTGCTGCAGGTGGAGTGGGAACGATTGCCGTACAATTAGCCAAAATCTTCGGGGCTGGAAAAGTGATTGCCACCGCCAGCACAGTGGAAAAGTTGGAACTGGCTAAATCGATGGGGGCAGATGAACTTATCGATTACACGAAAGAAGGATGGGAAATGAAAGTCCGTGAGGTCACGTCCGGCAAGGGAGTAGACGTGGCGCTGGAAATGGCAGGAGGGGATGTTTTCAATAAAACATTGAAATGTTTGGCTCCATTTGGACGTCTTGTTGTTTTTGGTAATGCCAGTCGTAAGCCTTATACGATGAATCCGCAGCAATTGATGAGGCGCAATCAATCCGTCGTAGGTTTTTTCCTGCCACAGATCATGAAACATCCAGATTTGCTGTTGCCTAGCATTCAAGAGCTTTTTTCTTACGTCACGTCCGGGGAACTTAAGCTAACTATCGGCGGCATCTACCCAATTGAAAAGGCAGCAGCCGTTCATGAGGAAATGAACGCCCGTCAAACGAAAGGGAAGTTGATTTTGCAGGTGAAATGA
- a CDS encoding phosphotransferase family protein, whose product MVDDTIPVRPGEELNIDALEGFLRKNVLGLPNEPLELQQFSTGYSNLTYQLKIGEWEAVLRRPPLGPVAPKAHDMKREHHILTSINPYFQAAPEPILFSDDELIAGAPFFLMERKHGIVIDTEFPKGIEPTVEKCRQLSYVMVNRLADLHSIPYEKTGLVEISKPEGFIERQVRGWISRYERAKTDEIKEIRPLIDYFKENIPKYSQTSIIHYDYKINNAMFNKDLTEMVGLFDWEMSTVGDPLADLGVALSYWTESGDPELIKFGVGQASITTLTGFLTRREFIETYAARSGRDVSNVDFYLTFGYFKLAVILQQIYYRYKKGQTNDPRFSNLGKTVKSLLTHAANVAAKEV is encoded by the coding sequence ATGGTTGACGATACGATTCCTGTTCGGCCCGGCGAGGAACTGAATATTGATGCATTAGAAGGTTTCCTAAGAAAAAACGTATTGGGCCTTCCAAATGAACCGTTAGAATTGCAACAATTTTCCACGGGCTATTCCAATTTGACCTATCAACTGAAAATTGGTGAGTGGGAGGCTGTCCTCAGAAGGCCACCTCTTGGTCCTGTTGCTCCAAAGGCACATGATATGAAGCGTGAACATCATATCCTAACTTCAATCAACCCATATTTTCAGGCAGCTCCCGAGCCTATTCTGTTCTCGGATGATGAATTGATTGCGGGGGCCCCTTTTTTCCTAATGGAAAGGAAACATGGAATTGTAATAGATACTGAATTTCCCAAGGGAATCGAGCCTACTGTTGAAAAGTGCAGACAGCTTTCATATGTGATGGTCAACCGGCTTGCTGATCTTCACTCGATTCCCTATGAGAAAACAGGGTTGGTTGAAATTTCCAAACCTGAAGGGTTCATTGAAAGACAAGTGCGCGGATGGATTTCCCGCTATGAGAGAGCAAAGACAGATGAAATCAAGGAAATTCGTCCGCTTATCGATTATTTTAAAGAGAATATCCCGAAATATAGCCAGACTTCAATTATCCATTATGACTATAAGATCAATAATGCCATGTTTAACAAGGACCTTACAGAGATGGTTGGTTTATTTGATTGGGAAATGTCCACCGTTGGTGATCCGCTAGCCGATTTAGGAGTGGCTTTAAGCTACTGGACGGAAAGCGGTGATCCGGAACTTATCAAATTCGGTGTGGGTCAAGCATCAATCACGACTTTAACCGGTTTCCTGACACGGCGGGAATTTATCGAGACGTATGCAGCAAGAAGCGGCAGGGATGTTTCCAACGTCGATTTTTACTTAACCTTTGGTTACTTTAAGTTAGCTGTCATCCTTCAGCAAATCTATTATCGATATAAAAAAGGCCAGACTAATGATCCCCGTTTTTCCAATCTCGGAAAAACGGTGAAAAGCTTACTCACTCATGCTGCAAATGTAGCTGCGAAGGAAGTTTAA
- a CDS encoding SDR family NAD(P)-dependent oxidoreductase: protein MRFSQSMAVVTGAGSGIGKATAMRLSDEGAKVLLVGRTKGKLEEAAAEINARHKIPMADIFAADVTVEEDVKNLAMYVKEQYRDLHILINNAGGSKSSKLLDTSAADWDMIQHVNLKSVFLVSKYLGKVMEEGAGSGNKAINRAIVNVASLSGHQAGAFIPHYSSAKAGVISLTKSLALELAAVGIRVNSVSPGFIETPLTEDGLQNEKFVKSIQRNTALERVGKAEEISNVITFAASPEASYMTGTDLLVDGGWLIK from the coding sequence ATGAGGTTTTCACAGTCAATGGCGGTGGTGACAGGTGCAGGTTCCGGTATTGGGAAGGCTACAGCGATGCGCCTGTCGGACGAAGGGGCAAAAGTGTTGTTGGTAGGGAGGACGAAAGGGAAGCTGGAGGAAGCAGCTGCAGAAATCAATGCAAGGCATAAGATTCCCATGGCTGACATTTTCGCTGCTGATGTTACCGTCGAGGAAGATGTAAAGAATTTGGCCATGTATGTGAAGGAACAATATCGTGACCTTCACATTTTAATCAATAATGCAGGTGGATCAAAGTCCTCGAAGCTTTTGGATACCTCTGCAGCTGATTGGGATATGATTCAACATGTCAATTTGAAAAGTGTCTTTCTAGTTTCCAAGTACTTGGGAAAAGTGATGGAAGAAGGAGCGGGCAGTGGAAATAAAGCCATCAATCGGGCAATCGTGAATGTGGCTTCACTGTCAGGGCATCAGGCAGGGGCATTCATCCCGCATTACAGCTCTGCTAAAGCAGGGGTCATCAGTTTAACGAAATCATTGGCATTGGAACTCGCTGCAGTTGGCATTCGGGTCAATTCCGTATCACCGGGATTCATTGAAACGCCTTTAACGGAGGATGGACTGCAAAATGAAAAATTCGTAAAGTCGATTCAACGGAATACGGCACTGGAAAGAGTGGGGAAAGCAGAGGAAATAAGTAATGTCATTACCTTTGCTGCTTCGCCGGAGGCTTCCTATATGACTGGGACGGATTTATTGGTGGATGGCGGCTGGTTGATCAAATAA
- a CDS encoding B12-binding domain-containing radical SAM protein, which produces MNIIISTLNAKYIHTSLSIRYLKAYAQPDYDVQLAEYTIKDPIMNIVGDLHSKKPDVIGFSCYIWNIEETMKVVAMLKKINPELVIILGGPEVTYDVGEWLDQIPGADFIVIGEGEVTFKALLSEIEGSNDYKKVGGIAYRQDGKKIIQPQNGKVDLKSLPSPYRLEEDRGDLSKRVTYIETSRGCPFSCQFCLSSIEVGVRYFDREKIKEDIRYLMANGAKTIKFVDRTFNISRSYAMEMFQFLIDEHLPGVVFQFEITADIMRPEVIQFLNDNAPAGLFRFEIGVQSTNDHTNDLVMRRQNFEKLTRTVTMVKEGQKIDQHLDLIAGLPEEDYHSFRKTFNDVFELRPEEMQLGFLKMLRGTGLRIRAAEHQYIYSEHAPYEILGNNVLSFDDIVRIKQVEDVLEKYWNDHRMDHTTEYLVKTVFQSPFDFFQDFGTYWDEQGWSRIGHQLEDLFRRLQQFLASRESAELKNIIGLMKLDYFMNQKYKPRKPWWEASLDKSGRKEIYEEILNNPEQLGSSFAALSLNEKEIHKHTLLEALPFDLETYLSEGMIVEKPSFMLAYFDPSGKGSTIFPLSKSGSIIL; this is translated from the coding sequence ATGAATATAATAATCAGTACTCTTAACGCAAAATATATCCATACATCGCTATCCATCCGATATTTAAAAGCTTATGCCCAGCCCGATTATGATGTACAGCTGGCAGAATATACGATAAAAGATCCAATTATGAACATAGTTGGTGATCTTCATTCCAAAAAACCCGATGTCATAGGGTTCAGCTGCTATATTTGGAACATCGAAGAAACAATGAAAGTCGTAGCCATGCTGAAGAAGATCAATCCAGAATTGGTTATCATTCTCGGCGGACCTGAAGTCACCTATGATGTCGGGGAATGGCTTGATCAGATTCCCGGGGCTGATTTCATCGTAATTGGCGAAGGTGAAGTCACTTTCAAGGCTCTTTTATCTGAAATTGAAGGTTCGAATGACTATAAGAAGGTAGGCGGCATTGCGTATCGACAGGATGGAAAAAAAATCATCCAGCCTCAGAACGGCAAGGTTGATTTGAAATCCCTCCCTTCTCCATATCGTTTGGAGGAAGACCGCGGAGACCTATCTAAACGTGTCACCTATATCGAAACTAGCCGAGGGTGCCCGTTCAGCTGCCAATTTTGCCTTTCATCGATTGAAGTGGGTGTCAGGTATTTTGATCGTGAGAAGATTAAAGAAGATATCAGATACCTTATGGCTAATGGTGCAAAGACCATTAAGTTCGTTGACCGAACCTTCAATATTAGCCGAAGCTATGCCATGGAGATGTTTCAATTCTTAATCGATGAACATCTTCCCGGTGTAGTTTTCCAGTTCGAGATCACGGCGGACATCATGCGTCCGGAAGTTATCCAGTTCTTGAACGATAATGCCCCTGCAGGACTGTTCCGCTTTGAAATAGGGGTACAATCGACAAATGATCATACGAATGATCTAGTAATGAGAAGGCAGAACTTCGAAAAACTGACAAGGACCGTAACCATGGTTAAAGAAGGGCAAAAAATTGATCAACATTTAGACCTTATTGCCGGTTTACCAGAAGAAGATTATCACTCTTTCAGAAAGACTTTCAATGATGTTTTCGAGCTCAGACCCGAAGAGATGCAGCTCGGTTTCTTAAAGATGCTTCGTGGAACTGGCTTACGGATACGCGCCGCTGAACACCAATATATATACAGCGAACATGCTCCCTATGAAATCCTAGGAAATAATGTCTTATCCTTTGATGACATTGTCCGAATTAAACAGGTTGAAGATGTCCTTGAAAAATACTGGAACGACCATAGAATGGATCATACAACAGAATATCTTGTCAAAACGGTATTTCAATCACCATTCGACTTCTTTCAAGATTTCGGTACCTATTGGGATGAACAAGGCTGGTCACGAATCGGCCATCAGCTCGAAGACTTGTTCAGACGTTTACAGCAGTTTTTGGCTTCTCGGGAATCTGCTGAACTGAAAAACATTATCGGACTCATGAAATTGGATTATTTCATGAATCAGAAATACAAACCACGTAAACCTTGGTGGGAAGCTTCATTAGATAAAAGTGGTAGGAAAGAGATATATGAAGAGATTCTGAATAATCCTGAACAGCTTGGTTCCTCTTTCGCAGCTTTGTCGCTTAATGAAAAAGAAATACACAAACACACATTGCTCGAGGCACTTCCCTTTGATTTGGAAACGTATTTATCTGAGGGAATGATTGTCGAGAAACCTTCGTTCATGCTTGCCTATTTTGATCCGAGTGGTAAGGGATCAACGATATTCCCTCTCTCAAAATCTGGCAGCATCATTTTATAA
- a CDS encoding TetR/AcrR family transcriptional regulator, with protein MKEKMTEHSIRLFEKRGFSETSISDIVESVGVTKGTFYYYFTSKEQLLMDIHLAYIDELLSEQEIIMLEPGKSCKDQLFEMVLMLLKSIKTKKSSATVFFREMKNLSDEKLAQILPKRDEFRNKIEQVLISGIESGELRSNLDASIISFAILGVANWSYHWFDPEGEKTEQEVAAIFMGMILQGIEA; from the coding sequence ATGAAAGAAAAAATGACAGAACATAGCATACGCTTATTTGAAAAGAGGGGCTTTAGTGAAACGTCGATTTCCGATATCGTCGAATCGGTCGGGGTTACGAAGGGAACGTTTTATTATTACTTTACGAGCAAAGAGCAGTTGCTTATGGATATTCATCTAGCTTATATAGACGAGTTGCTTAGTGAGCAGGAAATAATCATGTTGGAGCCTGGTAAAAGCTGTAAGGACCAGCTTTTCGAAATGGTATTGATGTTATTAAAAAGCATCAAAACCAAAAAATCCAGCGCAACGGTCTTTTTCCGTGAAATGAAAAATCTAAGTGACGAAAAACTTGCACAAATCCTTCCTAAGCGGGATGAGTTCCGTAATAAAATCGAGCAAGTGCTGATTAGCGGCATCGAGAGCGGAGAACTACGTTCCAATCTCGATGCATCCATCATCTCTTTTGCTATTTTGGGTGTGGCCAATTGGAGCTATCATTGGTTCGACCCAGAAGGTGAAAAAACCGAACAGGAAGTTGCAGCCATTTTTATGGGGATGATTCTGCAGGGAATTGAAGCGTGA
- a CDS encoding enoyl-CoA hydratase/isomerase family protein, with product MLKEHLLTEVIDNVMILTLNRPESLNAFSPDMIASLTKAIKDVKKTPHIRAVIIKGAGRSFTAGGDVKSMGKASASQLYDHVGRMNECILAMDVSEIPIIAAVHGFAAGAGFNLALACDLIVASDDSQFAMSFSQVGLISDGGGSYFLPKLVGPHLAKQLFFTAEPISAERLYQLGVINYIYPFNQLEGETLKLAEKLANGPTKAYGMMKKLVSHSFTATLDEMLEQERITQTLMASTEDHLEGVAAFKEKRKPEFTGN from the coding sequence ATGTTAAAAGAACACTTATTGACAGAGGTAATCGATAATGTAATGATCCTGACTTTGAATCGTCCTGAAAGCTTGAATGCATTTAGCCCGGATATGATTGCAAGCTTAACGAAAGCGATAAAGGATGTAAAAAAAACACCACATATAAGGGCAGTCATCATCAAAGGGGCGGGAAGATCATTCACTGCGGGAGGTGACGTTAAGTCGATGGGCAAGGCTTCTGCAAGTCAATTGTATGATCATGTTGGCAGAATGAATGAATGCATATTGGCAATGGATGTTTCTGAAATTCCCATAATCGCTGCCGTCCATGGATTTGCGGCAGGGGCCGGATTTAATTTGGCACTCGCCTGTGATTTGATCGTGGCTTCCGATGATAGTCAATTTGCCATGAGTTTTTCACAGGTAGGCCTGATCTCTGATGGAGGTGGTTCGTATTTTTTACCTAAATTAGTAGGGCCACACCTTGCAAAGCAGCTCTTCTTTACTGCCGAGCCAATTTCTGCGGAACGCTTATACCAGTTAGGTGTCATTAATTATATATATCCATTCAATCAACTTGAAGGGGAAACATTGAAACTTGCGGAAAAGCTGGCAAATGGACCGACAAAAGCTTATGGGATGATGAAAAAGCTCGTTAGCCATTCATTTACGGCTACACTTGATGAAATGCTCGAACAGGAACGAATCACGCAAACCTTGATGGCCTCCACAGAAGATCATCTTGAGGGAGTCGCAGCATTCAAAGAAAAAAGAAAACCGGAATTTACAGGGAATTAA
- a CDS encoding 2-phosphosulfolactate phosphatase: MEYIQNIHLLLKKEEIDREKLQEGDKVAVILDVLLATTTIISALQDGARQVIPVMDPVDALVKSQELDHGDSIVAGELKAKPVDDLMYPSPTLLSKLVPGKTLILSTTNGTVALRNSAAAKKVYIASLLNNPSVAEKIKKHHKTETIIIVCSGNSGEFSLEDFYGAGHLIDCLITGSQGTFILNDAANAAKTLYRTNVENAFDILKSSYVGQLFDKHSLIADLELAAQKGSVGLVPELVDGKIEAELKRQET, encoded by the coding sequence ATGGAATATATACAAAACATTCATTTGCTACTAAAAAAAGAAGAAATAGATAGGGAAAAACTCCAAGAGGGGGATAAAGTTGCGGTCATCCTGGATGTGTTATTAGCGACCACAACAATTATTTCAGCACTTCAGGATGGGGCACGCCAGGTGATACCTGTCATGGATCCAGTGGATGCCTTGGTGAAAAGCCAGGAATTGGACCATGGGGATTCCATAGTGGCAGGGGAACTAAAAGCAAAACCGGTTGATGATTTAATGTATCCAAGTCCTACGCTATTGAGTAAGTTGGTACCTGGAAAAACTTTAATATTGTCAACGACTAATGGAACGGTTGCACTGAGGAATTCAGCCGCTGCAAAAAAGGTCTATATCGCATCTTTGTTAAATAATCCGTCTGTTGCTGAAAAAATAAAAAAACATCATAAAACAGAAACGATCATCATCGTATGTTCGGGAAACTCAGGTGAATTCAGTCTGGAAGACTTTTACGGTGCAGGTCATTTGATAGATTGCCTGATTACTGGATCACAAGGTACGTTCATACTCAACGATGCAGCAAATGCAGCAAAAACGCTTTATCGAACGAATGTCGAAAATGCCTTTGATATCCTGAAATCATCATATGTCGGACAGTTGTTCGACAAACACAGCTTGATCGCAGATTTGGAATTGGCGGCGCAAAAAGGGTCGGTGGGTCTTGTCCCAGAGTTGGTGGATGGAAAGATCGAAGCCGAATTGAAAAGGCAGGAAACGTAG